The Pseudomonas azotoformans genome has a segment encoding these proteins:
- the ptrR gene encoding putrescine utilization regulator PtrR produces the protein MEFSQLRIFQAVAEEGSITRAAERLHRVPSNLSTRLKQMEEQLGVELFVRERQRLQLSPAGKVLLDYSTRLLALHDEAHGAVQGGQPAGDFVVGSMYSTAAVHLPKLLAGYHKAYPMVNLQVQSAPSGELLEGLITGRLDAAFVDGPITIASLDGVPLCEERLVLICEADHPPVLGPQDVAGRSVFTFRRSCAYRTRLETWFSHERVAMGRAIEIESYQGMLACVIAGSGVALMSESMLESLPGKDSVSVHPLKGPFATATTWLMWRKGMLGANLNAWIDLQQASKTAVLHDTRAIA, from the coding sequence ATGGAGTTCAGTCAATTGCGCATTTTCCAGGCGGTGGCGGAAGAGGGCTCCATCACGCGCGCGGCTGAGCGCTTGCATCGGGTGCCGTCGAACCTGTCGACGCGCCTCAAGCAAATGGAGGAGCAGCTCGGCGTAGAGCTGTTCGTGCGTGAGCGCCAGCGCTTGCAGCTGTCACCGGCCGGCAAGGTGCTGCTGGACTACAGCACTCGACTGCTGGCCCTACACGACGAAGCCCACGGCGCGGTGCAAGGCGGGCAACCGGCCGGCGATTTTGTGGTGGGCAGCATGTACAGCACAGCGGCGGTGCATCTGCCGAAACTGCTGGCGGGCTATCACAAGGCCTACCCGATGGTGAACCTTCAGGTGCAATCGGCACCCAGCGGAGAGCTGCTCGAAGGGTTGATCACCGGCCGGCTGGATGCGGCATTTGTGGACGGCCCCATCACCATCGCTTCCCTGGACGGTGTGCCTCTGTGCGAAGAACGCCTGGTGCTGATCTGCGAGGCCGACCATCCGCCGGTACTGGGTCCGCAGGATGTGGCGGGGCGTTCGGTGTTCACCTTCCGTCGCAGCTGCGCCTATCGCACCCGCCTGGAAACCTGGTTTTCCCATGAGCGCGTGGCCATGGGCCGGGCGATTGAGATCGAGTCTTATCAGGGCATGCTGGCGTGCGTGATCGCCGGGTCCGGAGTGGCGTTGATGTCCGAATCCATGCTGGAGAGCCTGCCAGGCAAGGACAGCGTGTCCGTTCATCCGTTGAAAGGGCCTTTTGCCACTGCCACCACCTGGCTGATGTGGCGAAAGGGTATGCTCGGCGCTAACCTCAACGCATGGATCGACCTGCAGCAAGCCAGCAAGACTGCGGTCCTGCACGACACGCGCGCCATTGCTTGA
- a CDS encoding NCS1 family nucleobase:cation symporter-1, protein MTEQLPKGYSPRLYNQDLGPLPQKWNWYNIFAFWMSDVHSVGGYVFAASLFALGLASWQVLIALLAGICIVQVIANLVAKPSQQAAVPYPVICRLAFGVFGANIPAVIRGLIAVAWYGIQTYLASSALIIVVLRFFPQMAVYAEPHFAGLSYLGWFGFLSLWLLQAAVFWAGMESIRRFIDWAGPVVYAVMFALAGWIVWKAGWSNISFTLAEKSLSGWQAFGQVIVATALVVSYFSGPTLNFGDFSRYCRSMQDVRRGNFWGLPVNFLAFSLVTVVIVSGTLPVFGEMLHDPIATVSRIDNSMAVLLGAFAFVTATIGINIVANFVSPAFDFANVAPSKISWRAGGMIAAVASIFITPWNLFNNPLMIHYTLDILAAFIGPLFGILLVDFYLIKKQQIDVDALFDDSPSGRYYFDGGVNWTAVKALVPATLVGVAITFTPALQGMANFAWFTGCFLGGLFFLVLARREQGRVPAPLVAG, encoded by the coding sequence ATGACCGAACAATTGCCCAAAGGCTACAGCCCACGCCTGTATAACCAAGACCTAGGCCCGCTGCCCCAAAAGTGGAACTGGTACAACATTTTCGCCTTCTGGATGAGCGACGTGCACAGCGTCGGCGGTTATGTGTTCGCTGCCAGCCTCTTCGCCCTGGGCCTCGCCAGTTGGCAGGTGCTGATCGCCTTGCTCGCCGGGATCTGCATCGTGCAAGTGATCGCCAATCTGGTAGCCAAACCGAGCCAGCAGGCTGCGGTGCCTTACCCCGTGATCTGTCGCCTGGCATTTGGTGTGTTTGGCGCGAACATTCCTGCGGTGATTCGCGGCTTGATCGCGGTGGCCTGGTATGGGATTCAGACATACCTGGCGTCGAGCGCCTTGATCATCGTGGTGCTGCGCTTCTTCCCACAGATGGCGGTGTACGCGGAGCCGCATTTTGCGGGCTTGTCCTACCTTGGTTGGTTTGGTTTCCTCAGTCTGTGGCTGTTGCAAGCGGCGGTGTTCTGGGCCGGCATGGAATCCATCCGGCGTTTTATCGATTGGGCCGGACCGGTGGTCTACGCGGTGATGTTCGCCCTGGCGGGTTGGATCGTGTGGAAGGCGGGCTGGTCGAACATCAGCTTCACCCTGGCGGAAAAATCCCTGTCGGGCTGGCAGGCCTTCGGCCAGGTGATCGTGGCGACGGCGTTGGTGGTGTCGTACTTTTCCGGGCCGACCCTGAACTTCGGTGACTTCAGCCGCTACTGCCGCAGCATGCAGGACGTACGGCGCGGCAACTTCTGGGGGCTGCCGGTGAATTTCCTGGCGTTTTCCCTGGTCACCGTGGTGATCGTCTCGGGCACCTTGCCGGTGTTTGGCGAAATGTTGCATGACCCGATCGCCACGGTGTCGCGCATCGATAACAGCATGGCGGTGTTGCTGGGGGCGTTTGCTTTTGTCACCGCGACCATCGGCATCAATATCGTCGCCAACTTCGTTTCCCCAGCCTTTGACTTCGCCAACGTCGCACCGAGCAAGATCAGCTGGCGCGCGGGTGGGATGATCGCTGCGGTGGCGTCGATCTTCATCACACCGTGGAACCTGTTCAATAACCCGCTGATGATCCATTACACACTGGACATTCTCGCGGCTTTTATCGGGCCACTGTTCGGCATCCTGTTGGTGGATTTCTACCTGATCAAAAAACAGCAGATCGACGTGGACGCGTTGTTCGATGACAGCCCGAGCGGGCGCTATTACTTCGACGGCGGTGTGAACTGGACGGCAGTCAAAGCGCTGGTGCCCGCGACGCTGGTGGGCGTCGCGATCACCTTTACCCCGGCGTTGCAGGGCATGGCCAACTTTGCCTGGTTTACCGGCTGCTTCCTGGGTGGGCTGTTTTTCCTGGTGTTGGCGCGGCGTGAACAGGGGCGTGTGCCTGCACCGCTGGTTGCCGGCTGA
- a CDS encoding TorF family putative porin, with translation MFKPCMFLVGALIASPLAEAQIFQRELGDFDLKLGTTPSRSMAQGLVKPTSPGSDSFHGGLDLSHDSGLYFGQFSPNMGLSSSSTLEVDSYMGFKHPFDQTLGYEVGLIHYSYPKLSPLDSQEFYGGLNLLGNRFGASFSNDPDRQDSTLFADLGGTQPFGIGVSMKYTTHQLGTPVSVEGGSIRTFSDWSVQFSRQWMGVDLNLIYSDSSLSGGDCSAYSGHNSQCDGLLTLKAARSFY, from the coding sequence ATGTTCAAACCCTGCATGTTCCTGGTCGGCGCCCTGATTGCCAGCCCTCTCGCCGAAGCCCAGATCTTCCAGCGTGAACTGGGTGACTTCGACTTGAAATTGGGCACGACGCCCAGTCGCAGCATGGCCCAGGGCCTGGTCAAGCCGACGTCTCCCGGCAGCGATTCGTTCCATGGCGGGCTGGACCTGAGCCACGACAGCGGCCTGTACTTCGGCCAGTTTTCACCGAACATGGGCCTGTCCTCGTCCAGCACCCTCGAAGTCGATTCCTACATGGGCTTCAAGCATCCCTTCGACCAGACCCTGGGCTACGAAGTGGGCCTGATCCACTACAGCTACCCCAAGCTCAGCCCCCTCGACAGCCAGGAGTTCTACGGTGGCCTGAACCTATTGGGCAATCGCTTCGGCGCCTCTTTCAGCAACGACCCGGATCGCCAGGACAGCACCCTGTTTGCTGACCTCGGCGGCACCCAGCCGTTCGGCATTGGCGTCAGCATGAAGTACACCACTCATCAGTTGGGCACGCCGGTTTCAGTGGAGGGCGGCTCCATCCGCACCTTCAGCGACTGGTCGGTGCAATTCTCCCGGCAGTGGATGGGCGTGGACTTGAACCTGATCTACAGCGACTCCAGCCTCAGCGGCGGGGATTGCTCGGCCTATTCCGGACACAACTCGCAATGCGATGGCCTGTTGACGTTGAAGGCCGCCCGGTCGTTTTATTGA
- a CDS encoding CvfB family protein — protein sequence MALVGRYNSLQVVKHTNFGLYLDGAQDGEILLPNRYIPKDIPSEDEDWLNVFIYLDSDDKLIATTEKPKVQVGEFASLKVVEVNSIGVFLDWGLPKDLLLPYSEEKRQMTAGEYCVVHVYLDKHTKRITATARLDRYLDKTPANYQVGQEVDLLVAEATDMGFKAIINNKHWGLIHKNEVFKFLRPGKEEKGFIKEIRADGNISLSLQPVGQEAASSLNSKILAKLRENNGSLPVSDKSDPAVISNLFGVSKGNFKKAIGALYKQGQIVIHADRIELS from the coding sequence ATGGCTTTGGTCGGGCGCTACAACAGCTTGCAAGTGGTTAAACACACTAACTTTGGTTTGTACCTGGACGGTGCGCAAGATGGCGAAATCCTCTTGCCTAATCGGTATATCCCCAAAGATATTCCCAGTGAAGATGAAGACTGGCTTAACGTTTTCATTTACCTGGACAGCGATGACAAACTTATCGCCACCACTGAAAAGCCCAAAGTTCAAGTGGGTGAGTTCGCCAGTTTGAAAGTGGTAGAAGTCAACAGCATTGGCGTGTTCCTCGACTGGGGCCTGCCCAAGGACCTGTTGCTGCCGTACTCGGAAGAAAAACGCCAGATGACCGCAGGCGAATATTGCGTGGTGCACGTCTACCTCGACAAGCACACCAAGCGCATCACCGCCACTGCGCGCCTGGATCGCTACCTGGACAAGACGCCGGCCAACTACCAGGTGGGCCAGGAAGTCGACCTGCTGGTGGCCGAAGCCACTGACATGGGCTTCAAGGCGATCATCAACAACAAACACTGGGGCCTGATCCACAAGAACGAAGTGTTCAAGTTCCTGCGCCCAGGTAAAGAAGAAAAAGGCTTTATCAAAGAGATCCGCGCCGATGGCAACATCAGCCTGAGCCTGCAGCCGGTTGGCCAGGAAGCGGCCTCCAGCCTCAATTCGAAGATCCTCGCCAAGTTGCGTGAAAACAACGGCAGCTTGCCGGTCAGCGACAAGAGCGATCCGGCCGTGATCAGCAACTTGTTCGGTGTGAGCAAGGGCAACTTCAAGAAGGCCATTGGTGCGTTGTACAAGCAGGGCCAGATCGTGATCCACGCGGATCGCATTGAACTAAGCTGA
- a CDS encoding FAD-dependent oxidoreductase, with protein MLLSSVPPVAASLITTIDSVLHIAPVSKGWKADAPRNVVFLPPALTKQALLIQLGLLRPTTIIVGDQAIDADLIHQWRASHPFGELCLIRRGTSLDKIRLDLCESNGIQVFNTPGVNAPHVAAYLLRWLTLADGSIPHDVRVLGYGNVGKELVNLLLDRDPDVRIKVLVRQDRALDTFGHASPDSRVSFVVDWSEVLDGASAVALCLSLNDESTHRIDSSLIQSLHTHARLVCVAKPDVLSDDALHALAAAEDIQLVVDYGPATLEAFRLRTQALGCEVSIWYRPATLTTQASTSEACHCDLDYAVSVQLSLMAVRGLVRRKLTQSLAIPLRTAGAGAPRVSIIGRGINGLLQAVMLRLANYQVTIYGGNQRSDGASHKPVNMRHLSATETSAKPLHSDYLLPANQHLAVECNRAGIELFEKLLADNPALARFARAQIVRAYRDDALGIEAAIKEQSDIENRPWPSGKLGCELTEISQRQFFERYGVPGIGGAIEVSGYDLEFVHLKDEIEALLLSAGVQFMPGHLNPAQISELSRQHFVVTAMGVEEFEVVSIIGWFFKLRAADHEGAGMRGLKLQYDLPIGVMNCRLDGDWILISGGQVPPDSTAERKEQILAACLAAVSRHFPRSYRRAIESGDLQVIECARPGTSDGLSIVHWSAYHRIAAGGTYAGGTTQGLLWASLVQEIIQANQDLAVE; from the coding sequence ATGTTGCTCTCTTCAGTTCCGCCGGTCGCCGCGTCACTCATCACCACAATCGACAGTGTTCTACATATTGCACCGGTGTCGAAAGGCTGGAAGGCCGACGCCCCCAGAAACGTCGTGTTTCTTCCCCCTGCATTGACCAAGCAGGCTCTGCTCATACAGCTCGGGCTCTTACGGCCAACTACGATCATCGTCGGCGACCAAGCCATCGATGCGGACCTCATTCATCAATGGCGTGCCTCTCACCCCTTTGGAGAACTCTGTTTGATCCGCAGAGGTACGAGTCTGGATAAGATACGACTGGACCTATGTGAATCTAATGGTATTCAAGTATTCAACACGCCGGGGGTGAACGCGCCGCATGTGGCTGCCTATCTCCTACGTTGGCTGACACTGGCGGATGGCTCCATCCCTCATGATGTGCGTGTACTGGGATACGGCAATGTGGGAAAGGAACTGGTCAATTTGTTACTTGATCGAGATCCCGATGTTCGGATCAAGGTACTAGTCCGCCAGGATCGAGCACTGGACACTTTCGGGCATGCATCTCCCGATAGTCGAGTGTCATTTGTCGTGGACTGGTCCGAGGTATTGGACGGCGCTTCTGCTGTCGCCCTGTGCTTATCCCTGAACGATGAGTCCACTCATCGCATTGATTCATCCCTCATCCAATCCCTGCACACACACGCTCGGCTGGTCTGTGTCGCCAAGCCGGATGTGTTGAGTGACGATGCTTTGCATGCCCTGGCAGCGGCTGAAGATATCCAGCTTGTCGTGGACTATGGGCCTGCGACATTGGAGGCGTTCCGCCTACGTACGCAAGCGCTCGGCTGTGAGGTCTCCATTTGGTACAGACCTGCGACGCTGACTACGCAGGCATCAACCAGCGAGGCCTGCCACTGCGACCTTGACTACGCTGTTTCAGTTCAGTTGAGCCTGATGGCTGTGCGCGGCCTGGTCAGGCGCAAACTTACACAGTCATTGGCGATTCCTCTTCGGACCGCAGGCGCTGGTGCACCGCGTGTGTCGATCATTGGCAGAGGGATCAATGGCCTGCTCCAGGCGGTGATGCTCCGCCTGGCGAATTATCAAGTGACGATATATGGAGGCAATCAGAGGAGCGATGGTGCCAGTCACAAGCCTGTGAACATGCGCCACCTGTCGGCCACGGAGACGAGCGCAAAGCCACTGCATAGCGATTATCTACTTCCCGCCAATCAGCATTTGGCCGTTGAGTGCAATCGCGCGGGCATTGAGTTGTTTGAAAAACTGCTGGCTGATAATCCAGCGTTGGCGCGATTCGCTCGGGCTCAAATTGTACGTGCTTACAGGGACGACGCCCTTGGAATAGAGGCAGCGATAAAGGAGCAGTCCGATATCGAAAACAGGCCTTGGCCGAGTGGCAAACTGGGATGCGAACTCACAGAGATCAGTCAACGACAGTTTTTTGAGCGGTATGGCGTTCCAGGCATTGGTGGGGCTATTGAAGTGTCGGGCTACGATTTGGAGTTTGTCCATTTGAAGGATGAGATAGAGGCGCTTTTACTGAGCGCCGGGGTTCAGTTCATGCCTGGGCATCTGAATCCGGCCCAAATTTCTGAGCTAAGCAGGCAACACTTCGTTGTGACTGCCATGGGAGTAGAGGAGTTTGAAGTCGTTTCGATTATTGGTTGGTTTTTCAAGCTGCGCGCTGCTGATCACGAAGGTGCCGGAATGCGCGGACTCAAGCTGCAGTACGATTTGCCAATCGGTGTCATGAATTGCCGTTTGGATGGGGACTGGATTCTCATTTCAGGTGGACAGGTTCCGCCCGATTCGACAGCAGAGCGCAAGGAGCAGATATTGGCGGCATGTCTGGCTGCTGTCTCTCGGCACTTTCCGAGGTCCTATCGCAGGGCAATCGAAAGTGGTGACTTGCAAGTTATCGAATGCGCCAGACCCGGCACCTCGGATGGGCTGTCGATAGTGCATTGGTCCGCCTACCACCGAATTGCAGCAGGAGGAACCTACGCCGGCGGCACAACACAGGGATTGCTATGGGCCTCCCTGGTCCAGGAAATCATCCAGGCAAATCAAGATCTTGCTGTTGAATGA
- a CDS encoding DUF2177 family protein: MSKKSLFAYFGTLLAFLILDGLWLGVLMGPTYKSLLGPLMLDQPRLLPATLFYLLYVLGCVVFVVLPSASWQRAARLGALLGLVAYGTYDLSNWATLQGWSAQLAVMDMAWGTFLTAACCTAGYLCAHRVQR, translated from the coding sequence ATGAGCAAGAAATCGCTGTTCGCCTACTTCGGCACGTTGCTCGCCTTCCTGATCCTGGACGGCCTCTGGCTCGGTGTCCTCATGGGCCCCACCTACAAATCCCTGCTGGGTCCACTGATGCTGGACCAACCCCGCCTGTTGCCCGCCACACTCTTCTATCTCCTTTATGTGCTCGGTTGCGTGGTATTCGTAGTCTTGCCCAGCGCAAGCTGGCAGCGCGCTGCACGGCTGGGTGCCTTGCTGGGCCTGGTCGCCTACGGCACCTACGACCTGAGCAACTGGGCCACGCTGCAAGGTTGGTCTGCGCAGTTGGCAGTCATGGACATGGCGTGGGGCACCTTCCTGACTGCGGCCTGTTGCACGGCAGGTTATCTGTGTGCACATCGAGTGCAGCGCTGA
- a CDS encoding DUF6279 family lipoprotein, which produces MLRRLKLLVVLLTLSLVLAGCNRVGLAYRNLDVIIPWTLNDYLDMNAGQKSWFNDKLKEHLAWHCTTQLPGYLDWLDRLQRMADDNQVTDAALQARTTEAKQAIDDVAREITPSAIELLQGLDDQQVKEMSDALAKDLRKRQDEYLKPPLAQQIKERAERMNKRLDAWIGPLSASQQNRVTAWSIALGEQNQEWIGNRARWQAQFIDAVQQRKNADFPQKMQQLLVDRESLWTPQYRSAYAQTEAAARGLIVDVMAESTVQQRQKLTQKIDKVRSDFQALKCLKSAQS; this is translated from the coding sequence ATGCTGCGTCGGCTCAAACTACTGGTGGTACTGCTGACCCTGAGCCTGGTGCTCGCCGGTTGCAATCGCGTGGGCCTGGCCTATCGCAACCTCGACGTGATCATCCCCTGGACCCTCAACGACTACCTGGACATGAACGCCGGGCAGAAGAGCTGGTTCAACGACAAGCTCAAGGAACACCTGGCCTGGCACTGCACCACGCAATTGCCAGGTTACCTGGATTGGCTGGACCGCCTGCAACGGATGGCCGACGACAACCAGGTCACCGACGCCGCGCTCCAGGCCCGCACCACCGAGGCCAAACAGGCCATCGACGACGTCGCCCGTGAGATCACGCCCTCCGCCATCGAACTGCTCCAAGGCCTGGACGACCAGCAGGTCAAGGAAATGAGCGACGCCCTGGCCAAGGACCTGCGCAAACGCCAGGACGAGTACCTCAAACCGCCCCTGGCCCAGCAGATCAAGGAGCGCGCCGAGCGCATGAACAAGCGCCTGGACGCCTGGATCGGCCCGCTCAGTGCCAGCCAGCAGAACCGCGTGACCGCCTGGTCCATTGCACTGGGCGAGCAGAACCAGGAATGGATCGGCAACCGCGCCCGCTGGCAGGCGCAGTTTATCGACGCCGTGCAACAGCGCAAAAACGCCGACTTCCCACAAAAAATGCAGCAGTTGCTGGTGGACCGCGAAAGCCTGTGGACCCCGCAATACCGCAGCGCCTACGCACAGACGGAAGCCGCGGCCCGCGGCCTGATTGTCGACGTGATGGCCGAAAGCACCGTGCAGCAACGGCAGAAGCTCACCCAGAAGATCGACAAGGTGCGTAGCGATTTCCAGGCGCTCAAATGCTTGAAAAGTGCGCAGTCCTAG
- a CDS encoding MFS transporter, with the protein MSPLVRLLASFVALMMAMGIGRFALTPQMPHLLSEGQIDLTGAGLIAAANYLGYFVGAVDSIFARSHHHVRGRLYGGLWLCVLLTLASYWAHGFWPHLLLRFGTGVASAWALVMITSLSQPLAIAAGRPRLGALVFAGPGLGILLTGLLALGSNLMGQNSGTLWLVYGAVALVMLLSILPFLPKPSPTGTPVAGHVDAGSNGSIAHLCWIYVLYGLGYIIPATFLSQMASAQFKGAWQADLFWPCFGLAAAIGVVVATLRRKDPDTTRRWLMTTLWLQAAGVFACLLGNGWGLALGVLLCGGPFLACMQLVMARLREVAPHGYQRSTGLLTASFAIGQLSGPLLASVSSHLSGGLQPALVVAGAGLLLAGSILVSRQPAVQAHAPVHAAPTPGKTAHPGSSR; encoded by the coding sequence ATGTCTCCTTTAGTTCGCTTACTCGCCAGCTTTGTCGCCCTGATGATGGCGATGGGGATTGGCCGCTTCGCCCTCACCCCACAAATGCCCCATCTGCTCAGTGAAGGGCAGATCGACCTGACCGGCGCCGGCCTGATTGCCGCCGCCAACTACCTGGGCTACTTCGTCGGCGCGGTAGATTCGATCTTCGCGCGCAGCCACCATCATGTCCGCGGGCGTCTATATGGCGGGTTGTGGCTGTGCGTGCTGCTGACCCTGGCGTCGTACTGGGCCCACGGGTTCTGGCCGCACCTGTTGTTGCGCTTTGGCACCGGTGTCGCGAGTGCCTGGGCCCTGGTAATGATCACCAGCCTGAGCCAGCCGCTGGCGATTGCCGCCGGGCGGCCGCGCCTGGGTGCCTTGGTTTTTGCCGGGCCGGGGCTGGGGATTTTGTTGACCGGTTTGCTGGCGCTGGGCTCCAACCTGATGGGGCAAAACTCGGGCACGTTGTGGCTGGTATATGGCGCGGTGGCGCTGGTGATGTTGCTGTCCATCTTGCCTTTCCTGCCCAAACCCTCCCCCACCGGTACGCCCGTTGCCGGGCACGTCGACGCTGGCAGCAACGGCAGCATCGCGCATTTGTGCTGGATTTATGTGTTGTATGGTCTTGGCTACATCATCCCGGCGACGTTCCTGTCGCAGATGGCCAGCGCGCAATTCAAAGGTGCCTGGCAAGCCGACCTGTTCTGGCCATGCTTCGGCCTGGCCGCCGCGATTGGCGTAGTGGTGGCAACCCTGCGCCGCAAGGACCCAGACACCACTCGCCGCTGGCTGATGACCACATTGTGGCTGCAAGCGGCCGGGGTGTTTGCCTGCTTGCTGGGCAATGGCTGGGGCCTGGCACTGGGGGTGTTGCTGTGCGGCGGACCGTTCCTGGCCTGCATGCAGTTGGTGATGGCCCGCCTGCGCGAGGTCGCTCCCCACGGCTACCAGCGCAGCACCGGACTGCTCACCGCCAGCTTCGCCATCGGCCAATTGAGCGGGCCGTTACTGGCCTCGGTCAGCAGCCACCTGAGTGGTGGGCTGCAACCGGCATTGGTGGTGGCCGGCGCTGGCTTGCTGTTGGCGGGCTCGATCCTGGTCAGCCGGCAACCAGCGGTGCAGGCACACGCCCCTGTTCACGCCGCGCCAACACCAGGAAAAACAGCCCACCCAGGAAGCAGCCGGTAA
- a CDS encoding PA1414 family protein, whose translation MKEKIQNWLHDLGVALGLIEPPLQPVPIRTDDEQRRPRRR comes from the coding sequence ATGAAAGAGAAAATTCAAAACTGGCTCCATGATCTGGGTGTTGCACTGGGCTTGATCGAGCCTCCGCTGCAACCCGTGCCGATTCGCACCGATGACGAGCAGCGTCGCCCACGTCGCAGGTAA